Sequence from the Microplitis demolitor isolate Queensland-Clemson2020A chromosome 7, iyMicDemo2.1a, whole genome shotgun sequence genome:
ttgaaattttttttctacacatACTGGCTGTTTAAAAAGACCGTATTTATACCGCAGTTAAAAAACCgatcagaaaaaattatgcagtaaatgataacaaaaaaattgacatcattTCTGTCTAAAATGTTATTCGGTCCAACAATTAGTCAATAACGACGTTAGTAAATATATcaaagctaaaaaaaagtattatatttaagCGAAGGCTTAAAAACCGCGCTCATGAAGTGACATTGGAAAGACTCAGGATTggaatgaaagtaaaaaataaaagcatcGACTACGGCTGTCATGGAATGATGTCATGTCATGGAACTACGTACTCACATGTGGTATTattacacatacatacatttatacataaaaatataagcttAAGAAATAATCCTACTCATGTCTACTTAcatcgataatttttataattatttattttttattaattacatttttggcTATCGCGCTATTTACGTGATTAAtagcaatttattaattagtggTACTTAGGTGACtaataaagttaataataataataataaaaatttaatttttaaaattaaaaaaaatttttttttcttataaataattaggcCAAGTTTCGATCCCAGGTACGTAGCGATGTGTCGCGTATTGCATGTAAGAAGGGTTGACATGTGAATGGGTGACCTGGTTGTTGTTTGAATGCGAGTGATGAGGCGCGGAAATGTATTGTACTGGCGGCAAAGGCGGCTGTAATTCGTGATAACGTATCATGTCTTGACGATCTTCCCAAGAAACTTCGGGTATCGATTCGCTGCAAAATCTTTTGTTTTGTCTGTCATTGTCTTCCTCATATCTGATCaaacagttaaattttatttattttaaatatagtaaaGCTACGAGGTAAGCAAAATTTCGTTTTCAGCGAATGCGTGAATTGATGGATAATTGATAAGAGGGTTAAAATATTAAGGTTAGATTCTTACCGATTTAGTGTCCAGGGAGACGGGTTCGACTGCTGGGGCGGGCTCTGGTACTGGTGAACCAGCAGCTGCGAGGGCAGGTACTGGTCCAGCTCGCTGCTCTCGACTTCGCATTCTTGAAGATTCAGGGGCAGGTTGAGGTTCACCAGGGGACTGAGGCTACTAATTGGAGGCTCGTCGGCGAGAGGCACTTCGGTGACGTCGATAAATCTGCTAAGGTCCACGGTCCCGTGTTGTTGAGAGGAGTCGGACATTGAAGAGGCTGACAAATCTTGGTGGTAGTGAATGTGTTGCTGATGTGTGAGTgactgtaattttaaatattaattattgtttttgggaaaatttatattcattttttttttttttaattatttaatgaatgtGGGGTCAAATGGATCATCTAAAatttcggtaaaaaaaaacatatataaatttatgttatattttatttgacgtagcaattgaattttttcataattgaaattattttaaattttggggtaaaatggatcatctaaaatttttgtgaaaaattatatataaatttctgtacgcaatattttgattaacgtaacaattaattttttatgatacgatttaattaaaaatttggggtaaaatgggtcatttaaagttttgttgaaaaatacctaaaaatttatatatgttatattttatttagcttagcaataaatttttttcatgatttgaattaataataaaatgggGGGTAAAATGGTCGatctaaagtaaataattaaaaaaaaagactaaatatacaattaaaaaaatgattgacagAATCAGTGAAAAGTAATTAAGAATTATCATgataaatctataaatatattaacgaTAAACTAGATATATTACAAGTGCAGAGATCTGTTTAATCACACACCTGATTGACAAAGTGGTGCCCTCGAGGCGTCGTCGGTGGTGTAGGAGGTGACAAGCCTTGATTTGGCGTCGTGGGCGGTGAAGAACTCACTCTGCTCTGCGGTGAGTTGGGTCCTTGGCCACCACGTGGACTCAAGTCCTCTTGTTTCAGTGGGTTCGATACATTGAACGTAACGTTGCTCTGCTGCTGATGGTTGTGATTCAGactatgatttaaattaagattatgATTATGACTATGACTGAGATTGTGATGATTATTGTTGGCTGAACTCCTGGACGGCGAACTCTCGCGACCCGGGCCGTTCTGCTTTCTGCGCCTCGGCTGGTACTTGTAGTCGGGATGCTCCCGCTTGTGAATTACTCTCAGGCGATCGGCTGCCTCGATAAAGggttttttttcgacttcCTTCAGTAGTCTgcaatagaaatttattaaacggGTTAAGATGGTAcgctgtcaaaaatttttgatctgaacgcggattaaatccggagtccGAAATCTGAGTAAGAAACAGAATTTAATCCTGATTTTTTGGAGTGTAAGGATTAAGATCGCATATAAAACATTTTGTGATATCCGGTGTATACTCGAGTCATACATAAGTCGATATGAGACTGAGACCTCAGACTGCTGAGACGAGTCCACCACTCAAGGGTTTCTGGTTAGTGTTACAAAGCGTTAAGGGCTACTTGAACATTACTTGTGTTGTGTAATGTAATGTGTCACTTGTCACGCATTATTACACTCTTTGCTAGTCTACGAAGCTTTCCCACTGATTCAAATCATAcaattgcaaatttttttttttttttaatatttggcaggatgttaaaatattaaataattatttcatttaattatttggtggcttgaaaatttttttaaaatgtactTTTCTAggcagaaattaaaaatttacaattcaaatttttttcaaaaaatcaattttttaattttttatactttcaagttgaatgattttaaaaataattttataattttttgagtgaaaaaatttttcatttaattattcaaatttaattttaaaaaaatttaaaatttgaattttccttTAAATGTATTGTTAATTAACGGAAGAGtgtaatgagaaaataaacaaatttttttattcaaacataAGAATTTGAAGTAGCAAGTGAGAAAAAATCCAGCCCATCTGGTCAATGGACTCGAGGATTTTTTCTCCGTCTCCTGATAGCGGCATAGGCAGTCGGTTACTTTTTAAGTTTTTGCTCCCAGATGATGCACTGCAGGGTCAGCTACTAAGGTCGGGTTCAATCTCAGAGCAGCCCGATAGTGAGTCGTCTATATCAGATGTCGGAAAGAATTTTCGTGGGTCGTTCACACAGACCTACTCTCAAAATCTCTTGTGAAATAAAACCCGACTAcctgtttagtttttttttttatcacaaaatatttttttaagattcaCCTGACGAACTACAACGCGTTTATTGTGAATCCTAAAGAAACGAGCTCGGGTGATGTTTTGATATAAAGTCTAttcttatcattatcatcatcatcactatCGAGAAGTTTCCTGGGCAGCAGCTGCAAGCACGCGCCGAGGATCACTGATACCGATACCAGTTTGTTCCTTTACAGTAAATAATATCCCTGcgtatctttttttatttatatttcatattttatatacagaGGGTGGAAATAGGAAATAGTCaaacaaacatatatatttatatgtatatatatcaagTCAGCAAACGTTTCTATTGCAATCCAACTTTGGCCGCAGTGaacatttacttgattttaaaatttttttaaataacccgcgagttttttcttaataattgtaaatttaaaataaatattttttacaaaaatttttaaattcaatcttagtaaattttttttttttttttttaagattctTAATTAATCTTAGTTtactctattatttttttttaagcctaAATGTCtgagttgtaaaaaaatttttttttaaaatctagaCGTTGagtcacaaatttttaaattttagaaaatgagaaaagaatttaatttacgtttaaattttttggtctaaaaaaaaattattttattttagtacaaatttaaaaattttcagtaaaatttttttttttcaaaacaattccaatattttatttaaaattaagacaattattaaaaaaaaataattttgtgtcATCTTACCCcagtaaaatttctataaaaattaccaGCCCAtgtttctcaaaaaaaaaaatttttggcaataccacaaaacaaaaaaaaactaaaatcaacaaaaatatcttCCGTGTTTCAGTTGTCGGTCGCTAAGTGCCGGTAAAATTTATCCTCAAGGTGCTAAATAACGagtatatttcttaaataaaacatcataCCTTTATCCCATCTTACTCCAAAACTCACAACTTCCGAATAACGtgagaaataaaaagtacTCTCACCTTTCACCTTCGGAACAAAATGAATCccagattaaattttaaaaataaatataaatataactttctCATCGTTATATTAAATGACTAATGTACAGATTgtcaatatcaaaataatcCAATGAcgatatacatctatatatctatatgtctatatatatagatataatttgatcagataatacaaaaaagaaaaaaatgatacaatAATACACAGCGGGATATTCTGTCGGCGGGTTTCTCTTCTACCCAATGGGGATTCTCGTTAACTCTGTCGATGATAAAGAAAACTTAAATCATTATTCCTCCTTACTCTCATCTTATAAACTCTTTACCATTAcacattatatattattttaattctcatTGTTATTCATCAATCCTTTTGTCGACTTATTATTAGGACATCGATTAGTTTCGTCCAGTCACCGACAGCTTGactctattttatatttcaccATTTCATTCTCTGATATTGACATCTCTGCTCATGATGCTCACTAGTAcccaattatatatataattaaactcCCACAATAACAAACGTTTTCTTTCAGGTACAGAAATTAAAACAacacaatttttcaaagtcgACTAgtcgaaattttaaattttagatttgaACTTTTATGACAATTTCTTATGAGTAAGTCAGGGGGTAAAATTAGTaggcaattaaaattttttacgaaaaatttttagaaaatttatcaatttattaatcgGTATTGagattagaaattttttagttgaaaaatatCCGACTTGTTGGAGAAATGGTAGAAAttttcccgaaatttttttatagctgtcagatgaaaattttgaaaatttcaaatttcagatgaaaacttttataaaatttttaatagaataaataaattataggataaAATTTGAcggtaattcaaaatttttcagaacaaagtttcaaaaaaaattcaaaatttttgaaaacaaaattttaagaaaatttatcaattattactactcggtattaaaattagaaattttttagttgaaaaatatCCGACTTGTTGGAGAAATGGTAGAAAttttcccgaaatttttttatagctgtcagatgaaaattttgaaaatttcaaatttcagatgaaaacttttataaaatttttaatagaataaataaattataggataaAATTTGAcggtaattcaaaatttttcagaacaaagtttcaaaaaaaattcaaaatttttgaaaacaaaattttaagaaaatttatcaattattactactcggtatta
This genomic interval carries:
- the LOC103579591 gene encoding transcription factor Sox-8 — encoded protein: MNGIMGESSDLISSSIANSIANNNNNNNSNVSNNNNNNDKNLVTKSVNGVNESPGISGGELSEAVAKVLDGYDWTLVPVATKGTSDKRTAHVKRPMNAFMVWAQAARKKLAKQHPQLHNAELSKTLGKLWRLLKEVEKKPFIEAADRLRVIHKREHPDYKYQPRRRKQNGPGRESSPSRSSANNNHHNLSHSHNHNLNLNHSLNHNHQQQSNVTFNVSNPLKQEDLSPRGGQGPNSPQSRVSSSPPTTPNQGLSPPTPPTTPRGHHFVNQSLTHQQHIHYHQDLSASSMSDSSQQHGTVDLSRFIDVTEVPLADEPPISSLSPLVNLNLPLNLQECEVESSELDQYLPSQLLVHQYQSPPQQSNPSPWTLNRYEEDNDRQNKRFCSESIPEVSWEDRQDMIRYHELQPPLPPVQYISAPHHSHSNNNQVTHSHVNPSYMQYATHRYVPGIETWPNYL